In Gemmatimonadota bacterium, the following proteins share a genomic window:
- a CDS encoding TIGR00159 family protein has product MSRIWEQLQFLSPGWTDLVEILIVAFLLYRILLVIQRTRAMQIMLGVALLAFTYGLARLLDLILIRRLLEASFAYGAIAALVVFQPELRSALARLGRSRMIRVFQPPEDGRAAEEIVEAAMRLARARHGAIIAIERDVGLEEYAETGSAVDARVSAEMLTTIFTPYSPLHDGAVLIAGDQIRTAGAILPLTQSSVGDRSLGTRHRAALGLSEETDAIVIVVSEETAQISLAVEGRLERDIDPERLREVVVGSVPQHDPKLAPARKPQISIE; this is encoded by the coding sequence GTGAGCCGGATCTGGGAACAGCTCCAGTTCTTGAGCCCGGGATGGACTGACCTGGTCGAGATCCTGATCGTGGCGTTCTTGCTCTACCGGATCCTCCTCGTGATCCAGCGCACTCGCGCGATGCAGATCATGCTGGGCGTGGCTCTGCTCGCTTTCACCTATGGCCTGGCACGCCTGCTGGACCTGATCCTGATTCGCAGGCTGCTGGAGGCGAGCTTCGCGTACGGGGCCATCGCCGCGCTCGTCGTCTTTCAGCCGGAGCTTCGCTCGGCGCTCGCACGCCTGGGCCGCAGCCGCATGATCCGTGTCTTCCAGCCCCCGGAAGACGGCCGAGCGGCGGAGGAGATCGTCGAAGCCGCGATGCGGCTCGCTCGTGCCCGCCACGGAGCGATCATCGCGATCGAGCGGGATGTCGGGCTCGAAGAGTATGCCGAAACGGGGAGCGCGGTGGACGCCCGCGTCTCAGCGGAGATGCTGACCACGATCTTCACGCCGTACTCGCCGCTGCACGACGGCGCCGTGCTCATCGCGGGGGACCAGATCCGAACGGCAGGCGCGATCCTGCCGCTTACACAGTCCTCGGTCGGGGACCGCTCACTGGGGACCCGGCATCGGGCTGCTCTCGGCTTGAGCGAAGAGACGGACGCCATCGTCATCGTCGTCAGCGAGGAGACCGCACAGATCTCTTTGGCCGTCGAAGGTCGCCTCGAGCGCGACATCGACCCTGAGCGGCTACGGGAGGTTGTGGTGGGCAGCGTGCCCCAACACGATCCGAAGCTCGCCCCGGCGCGGAAACCCCAGATTTCCATAGAGTAG
- a CDS encoding MotA/TolQ/ExbB proton channel family protein, producing the protein MGTQYELMTLFADGGWMMYPLVLCSLVALGVIIAKAWTLMIAHRGTVRVLHDVEEAVLQGDLESAFEIARDTPGPAAAILLAGLRRIRNGKMMAGELEAAIATTGMIELSFLERGLVILATIANVAPLMGFLGTVAGMILAFASIEEAGTVDATLVAGGIKVALLTTAAGLIVAIPINIAYNVFVARVDALIVLMEQGAQKILNLSWELEKQGRLEIVRPEPDERLPVAALEPGVTAESDATEGQAADETE; encoded by the coding sequence GTGGGTACCCAGTATGAACTGATGACCCTCTTCGCGGACGGCGGGTGGATGATGTATCCGCTCGTACTCTGCTCGCTCGTCGCCCTGGGTGTGATCATCGCCAAGGCCTGGACTCTCATGATCGCTCACAGGGGCACGGTACGTGTGCTGCACGACGTCGAAGAGGCCGTCCTGCAAGGTGATCTCGAGAGCGCGTTCGAGATCGCTCGGGACACGCCGGGACCGGCCGCTGCCATTCTCCTCGCGGGTCTACGCCGCATCCGGAACGGGAAGATGATGGCCGGCGAGTTGGAGGCCGCCATAGCGACCACCGGGATGATCGAGCTCAGCTTCCTGGAGCGGGGCCTGGTGATTCTTGCGACTATCGCCAACGTGGCGCCTCTCATGGGCTTCCTCGGCACCGTCGCGGGAATGATCCTCGCCTTCGCGTCGATCGAGGAGGCTGGAACGGTCGACGCGACTCTGGTGGCGGGTGGTATCAAGGTGGCGTTGCTCACGACGGCCGCTGGGTTGATCGTCGCGATACCGATCAACATCGCCTACAACGTCTTCGTCGCCCGTGTCGATGCGCTCATCGTGCTCATGGAGCAGGGTGCGCAAAAGATCCTCAACCTTTCTTGGGAACTCGAGAAGCAAGGTCGACTCGAGATCGTCAGACCCGAGCCGGACGAGAGGCTCCCGGTCGCGGCACTCGAGCCCGGAGTAACTGCGGAGAGTGACGCAACCGAGGGACAAGCGGCTGACGAGACCGAATAG
- a CDS encoding glycerophosphodiester phosphodiesterase, which yields MAAFRRAVDWWRADILELDVRLTRDGHVVVIHDETLERTTDGEGPVAASTLDEIHALDAGYRFEDLDGGRSFRGTGVVVPTFAEVLTAFPETRINVEVKEPRAAGPLVEVIRSHHAQHRVLVAAEFERSRRDARGYAGPWGASRHQVLLFWALHRLPGSGPYLPRADILQVPELWKGLRIVSRAFVRAAHRRNIPVQVWTVDDPESMKRLLSWGVDGIQSDRPDILAQVLTEVAGRPPPPGPVEGAA from the coding sequence ATGGCTGCCTTCCGCCGGGCGGTCGACTGGTGGCGCGCCGACATACTCGAACTGGACGTTCGACTCACCCGGGACGGACACGTCGTGGTCATTCACGACGAAACGCTGGAGCGGACCACGGACGGTGAGGGTCCGGTGGCAGCGAGCACGCTCGACGAGATCCACGCTCTCGATGCCGGGTACCGGTTCGAGGATCTCGATGGCGGCCGCTCCTTCCGCGGCACGGGGGTGGTCGTTCCGACCTTCGCGGAGGTCCTGACCGCGTTCCCGGAGACTCGTATCAACGTAGAAGTCAAGGAGCCGCGGGCTGCCGGGCCGCTCGTCGAAGTCATTCGAAGTCATCACGCGCAGCACCGCGTGCTCGTCGCAGCGGAGTTCGAGCGGTCCCGAAGGGATGCCCGCGGCTACGCTGGCCCCTGGGGTGCGAGCCGCCATCAGGTCCTCTTGTTCTGGGCACTGCACCGACTTCCGGGAAGCGGTCCATACCTACCTCGCGCGGACATCCTTCAGGTCCCCGAGCTGTGGAAGGGACTGAGAATCGTCTCGCGGGCCTTCGTTCGAGCCGCGCACCGGCGAAACATTCCCGTGCAGGTCTGGACGGTCGACGATCCGGAGTCGATGAAACGGTTGCTGTCGTGGGGAGTGGACGGTATCCAGAGTGACCGACCCGATATACTCGCCCAAGTCCTGACCGAGGTTGCCGGTCGGCCGCCACCCCCGGGGCCGGTGGAGGGAGCCGCATGA
- a CDS encoding biopolymer transporter ExbD yields MSIKGGGFQKKSKASEEIPSSALADIAFLLLIFFMVTTVFQPDRDRPIEWARAEAAQKIDEKQKNILNIWMEQDGQVYINDQPHSMEQVTTVVAPLYAESERALIISIRGDREVPYRFIDQLTTALVAAGVVRVVFATQLEQSMQRERR; encoded by the coding sequence ATGTCCATCAAGGGTGGTGGTTTTCAGAAGAAATCGAAGGCATCGGAGGAGATTCCATCTTCGGCGCTTGCCGATATCGCTTTCTTGCTTCTGATCTTTTTTATGGTGACGACGGTCTTCCAGCCCGACCGCGACCGCCCGATCGAGTGGGCGCGCGCCGAGGCCGCGCAGAAGATCGACGAGAAGCAGAAGAACATCTTGAACATTTGGATGGAGCAGGACGGACAGGTCTACATCAACGACCAGCCGCACTCCATGGAGCAGGTGACGACCGTTGTCGCACCGCTCTACGCCGAGTCCGAGCGTGCCCTCATAATCTCAATTCGGGGCGACCGTGAGGTTCCGTACCGGTTCATCGATCAGTTGACGACCGCGCTGGTCGCCGCCGGTGTGGTTCGTGTGGTCTTCGCCACACAATTGGAGCAAAGCATGCAGAGGGAGAGACGATGA
- the hpt gene encoding hypoxanthine phosphoribosyltransferase has translation MPALTEDTQLGGQELKRIVFSEDDVQLRIRELGVEITAAYTASDRLLVLGLLKGSFLFMADLVRSIELPLHVDFLVASSYGATKVSSGDVRLLYDPGASLKDRAVLLVEDIIDSGNTLARLIPRLEARGPTSLEICALLHKRITTHPETRWVGFDAPNEFLVGYGLDYAEDFRHLPYIASL, from the coding sequence ATGCCGGCACTCACTGAGGACACGCAGCTAGGCGGCCAGGAGCTCAAGCGTATCGTCTTCTCGGAAGACGACGTTCAGCTCCGGATTCGTGAATTGGGTGTTGAGATTACGGCGGCGTACACTGCGTCGGACAGGCTGCTCGTGCTGGGGCTGTTGAAGGGCTCGTTCCTGTTCATGGCCGACCTCGTGCGCTCGATCGAGCTTCCCTTGCACGTGGATTTCCTGGTGGCGTCGAGCTATGGCGCCACCAAGGTTTCGAGCGGTGACGTGCGGCTGCTATACGATCCCGGCGCTTCGCTGAAGGACCGCGCCGTGTTGCTCGTAGAGGATATCATTGACAGTGGGAACACACTCGCCCGCCTCATTCCCCGGCTCGAAGCCCGCGGGCCGACCTCGTTGGAGATCTGCGCTTTGCTCCACAAGAGAATCACGACTCATCCGGAAACACGTTGGGTGGGCTTCGATGCACCCAACGAGTTCCTTGTGGGGTATGGACTCGATTATGCGGAAGACTTCCGTCACCTGCCATATATCGCGAGCCTGTAA
- a CDS encoding YggS family pyridoxal phosphate-dependent enzyme, with protein sequence MTAAYAARLAETLPRMRDRIAQALDAAGRDGASVRLIAVTKAHPLEAVEAALQAGLSELGENRVEELAGKVGVLGRGAATWHMIGHLQSRKARQALALSDLIHSVDSAKLAERLARMAHEEGRVVHVLAQVNSSGEASKSGFDLSSAVDDVLRLAELPGLKIDGLMTMAPFGAEEPVLSRAFGGLRQIHEQLRAQGGRIGPELSMGMTDDLEIAIREGSTMVRIGTALFGPRAQKAFSGAGR encoded by the coding sequence ATGACCGCGGCCTATGCCGCGCGCCTGGCCGAGACGCTGCCTCGTATGCGCGACCGCATCGCGCAGGCGCTAGATGCCGCGGGGCGCGACGGAGCCTCCGTGCGCCTCATCGCGGTGACCAAGGCACACCCGCTCGAGGCGGTCGAGGCAGCGCTGCAAGCCGGGCTGTCGGAGCTGGGAGAAAACAGGGTCGAGGAGCTCGCGGGCAAGGTGGGTGTTCTCGGGCGAGGGGCTGCGACTTGGCACATGATCGGCCACTTGCAGAGCCGCAAGGCGCGGCAGGCGCTCGCTCTCTCGGACCTGATCCACTCCGTGGATTCGGCCAAGCTCGCAGAGCGCCTTGCACGGATGGCTCACGAAGAGGGCCGCGTCGTGCACGTGCTGGCGCAGGTGAACAGTTCCGGGGAAGCCTCGAAGAGCGGCTTCGATCTCTCGAGCGCGGTCGATGACGTGTTACGCCTCGCGGAGTTGCCCGGACTGAAGATTGATGGCTTGATGACCATGGCACCCTTCGGCGCCGAAGAGCCCGTTCTGTCGCGAGCCTTTGGGGGGCTGCGCCAGATTCACGAGCAGCTGAGAGCTCAGGGCGGCCGAATCGGTCCGGAGCTGTCCATGGGAATGACAGACGATCTGGAGATCGCGATCCGAGAAGGCAGTACGATGGTGCGGATCGGCACGGCGCTCTTCGGGCCACGAGCCCAGAAGGCCTTTTCGGGAGCCGGACGATGA
- the tilS gene encoding tRNA lysidine(34) synthetase TilS, with the protein MSDVARDVRSRFSEVLQAARGGILHDGGLVVATSGGLDSMALLHLFRFGFPSTGIPIHVAHFDHGMREGSLSDAEWVRGVARSWGLPIFVERAAEPLRSEESARNARYAFLESVRREVDADVVVTGHHADDQAETVLFRLLRGSGTVGLSGMASFREPGLWRPLLPFWKKELVEYADSVRLGWREDPSNLESAFARNVIRNRIIPEVESSVAPGARRSLVRLAEQARDDVEAWRYLMPRLLETLDLERGDDALSVDHERLRRLPTPLRGRVLRWLSERLGARLDTVGTRSAAEFTGSGQSGRRLDLASGLVLRRELDRIVLVREPLGRDTPVGETAVCETEGEPDRPLRIPGARAGSGSVTLGGRTFTVRWGGSELSVSARDSVAVTAPHFPLTVRAREAGDRIQLPYGSKKVKKLLLEARIPESLRERLPVFVDARGKVLWIPGVATAVGPEARDDASHVLHIGIDDAGTH; encoded by the coding sequence ATGAGCGATGTGGCGAGGGACGTGAGAAGCCGCTTTTCCGAGGTACTGCAAGCCGCTCGAGGCGGGATCCTTCACGACGGTGGGCTCGTGGTTGCGACGTCGGGAGGACTCGACTCGATGGCTCTCCTCCACTTGTTCCGCTTCGGCTTCCCCTCCACCGGCATCCCTATCCACGTGGCGCACTTCGATCACGGCATGCGAGAGGGTTCGCTCTCGGACGCCGAGTGGGTGCGCGGGGTCGCGCGCTCCTGGGGGCTCCCGATCTTCGTGGAGCGTGCGGCAGAGCCGTTGCGATCCGAGGAGTCGGCTAGAAACGCGCGGTACGCGTTCCTCGAGTCGGTCAGACGGGAGGTCGACGCCGATGTCGTGGTGACGGGCCACCACGCCGACGATCAGGCCGAGACGGTCCTCTTTCGCTTGCTGAGGGGCAGCGGCACGGTGGGGCTCTCCGGCATGGCTTCGTTCCGTGAGCCGGGGCTCTGGCGCCCACTGCTCCCGTTCTGGAAGAAGGAGCTCGTCGAGTACGCCGACTCGGTGAGGCTCGGGTGGCGGGAGGATCCATCCAACCTTGAATCGGCCTTCGCCCGCAACGTAATCCGTAACCGGATTATTCCCGAAGTGGAGTCGTCGGTAGCACCGGGCGCACGCCGCTCGCTCGTGCGCTTGGCGGAACAAGCGCGGGACGACGTCGAAGCGTGGCGGTATCTCATGCCGCGGCTCTTGGAAACGTTGGATCTGGAGCGGGGCGACGACGCTCTCTCCGTTGACCATGAGCGGCTACGGCGATTGCCGACGCCCCTTCGCGGGCGCGTGCTGCGCTGGCTCAGCGAACGGCTTGGCGCGCGACTCGACACCGTGGGAACCCGCTCCGCGGCCGAGTTCACTGGCTCGGGCCAAAGTGGCCGACGTCTGGACCTCGCTTCGGGTCTCGTCCTGAGGCGCGAACTAGACCGGATCGTCTTGGTCCGCGAGCCGTTGGGCCGCGATACTCCAGTCGGCGAGACTGCAGTCTGCGAGACTGAAGGGGAGCCGGACAGACCGCTGAGGATCCCCGGTGCTCGGGCTGGCTCGGGGAGCGTGACCCTCGGCGGCAGGACGTTCACCGTGCGCTGGGGAGGTTCGGAGCTGTCCGTCTCGGCGCGCGACTCGGTTGCCGTGACGGCGCCGCACTTTCCGCTGACGGTACGGGCGAGGGAGGCCGGAGATCGGATTCAACTTCCCTACGGCTCCAAGAAGGTAAAAAAGCTTCTGCTCGAGGCGAGGATTCCGGAGTCGCTGCGGGAGCGGTTGCCCGTGTTCGTGGACGCGCGGGGAAAAGTGCTTTGGATCCCGGGCGTCGCGACCGCCGTAGGGCCGGAAGCTCGGGACGACGCGTCGCATGTTCTTCACATTGGAATCGATGATGCCGGCACTCACTGA
- a CDS encoding TonB family protein: MTAEAVPATSGETANERLKRTFDSWFWGGMIVSTVLHVSIFAFWPELTAEDFSFENTELEMIELPPEIEIPPPPQQIARPATPIIATADIDEDITIAPTTFEDNPVEDLPPPPEEVATDISAAPTFTPYTVAPSILNRDEVVRAMEREYPPLLRDAGIGGTVRVYFFIDENGRVVERQIDASSGHQALDDAAMAVSEIYRFSPALNRDKKVPVWVSFPITFQVR; encoded by the coding sequence ATGACCGCAGAAGCCGTACCGGCCACATCTGGCGAGACCGCGAATGAGCGCCTCAAGCGGACGTTCGACTCTTGGTTCTGGGGGGGGATGATCGTTTCGACCGTGCTTCATGTTTCGATCTTCGCCTTCTGGCCCGAGCTGACCGCGGAGGACTTTTCGTTCGAGAACACGGAACTCGAAATGATCGAGCTCCCGCCGGAGATTGAGATTCCGCCGCCGCCGCAGCAGATCGCGCGTCCGGCGACGCCTATCATCGCGACCGCGGATATCGACGAGGATATCACGATTGCGCCGACCACCTTCGAGGACAACCCGGTGGAGGATCTTCCGCCGCCCCCCGAGGAGGTCGCAACCGACATCTCTGCGGCGCCGACGTTCACGCCGTACACGGTGGCTCCGTCCATTTTGAACCGGGATGAGGTCGTGCGGGCGATGGAGCGGGAGTATCCGCCTCTCCTGCGCGACGCAGGAATCGGTGGCACGGTCCGGGTCTACTTCTTCATCGACGAAAACGGTCGCGTGGTGGAACGGCAGATCGATGCGAGTTCTGGCCACCAGGCGCTAGACGACGCCGCGATGGCGGTCTCGGAGATCTACAGGTTCTCTCCGGCGCTGAACCGCGACAAGAAGGTTCCGGTCTGGGTGTCGTTCCCGATTACCTTCCAGGTCCGCTAG
- a CDS encoding purine-nucleoside phosphorylase gives MPRLTNPTLSARRSWRGFERTSTRRCVSLSIWTSRTRTIGPEARRLSTSAAVTEPQDLTQRVDAAVAAVHEQTVHEPRVGIVLGTGLGGLVDEVRAEAVVPYGRIPGFPDPTVESHSGRLVLGSLGETPVVVMQGRFHKYEGYSLRQATFPIRVLKRLGAETLIVTNVSGGMNPLWRAGELVLIDDHINLLGDNPLVGPNDDAFGPRFPDMSEPYDRGLQRITMAAAMELGIRLNRGVYVAWTGPALETRAEYRMLRAMGADIVGMSTVPEVIVARHMGMPVLGVSIITDECFPDSLRVAVLSEIIANATKAEPDLTRLITRVVEQL, from the coding sequence ATGCCCAGATTGACGAACCCGACTCTGAGCGCGCGGCGGAGTTGGAGGGGGTTCGAAAGGACATCGACCAGGCGTTGCGTCTCGCTTTCGATTTGGACAAGTCGGACGAGGACGATCGGGCCTGAAGCTCGACGCCTCTCAACGTCTGCTGCCGTGACCGAACCCCAGGACCTGACCCAACGTGTGGATGCGGCGGTGGCCGCGGTGCACGAGCAGACTGTCCATGAGCCGCGTGTCGGTATCGTGCTCGGCACGGGCCTCGGTGGGCTCGTCGACGAAGTGCGCGCCGAAGCTGTGGTCCCGTACGGGCGGATTCCGGGCTTTCCCGATCCCACGGTGGAAAGCCACTCCGGGCGGCTTGTGCTCGGTTCGCTCGGCGAGACGCCGGTCGTCGTCATGCAGGGCCGTTTCCACAAGTACGAGGGATACTCGCTCCGGCAGGCGACGTTCCCGATTCGCGTGTTGAAGCGGCTGGGGGCCGAGACGCTCATCGTCACCAACGTTTCCGGTGGCATGAACCCGCTGTGGCGTGCCGGCGAGCTGGTGCTGATCGACGACCACATCAACCTGCTGGGTGACAACCCGCTGGTCGGGCCTAACGACGACGCGTTCGGGCCGCGGTTCCCGGACATGTCCGAGCCGTACGACCGCGGACTGCAGCGGATCACGATGGCTGCGGCCATGGAGCTCGGAATTCGACTCAACCGCGGCGTCTACGTGGCGTGGACCGGACCCGCGCTCGAAACACGGGCGGAGTATCGAATGCTGCGGGCGATGGGTGCCGACATCGTCGGCATGTCGACGGTGCCCGAAGTGATCGTCGCGCGCCACATGGGGATGCCCGTGCTAGGAGTCAGCATCATCACCGACGAGTGCTTTCCCGATTCCTTGCGGGTCGCCGTGCTATCCGAGATCATCGCGAACGCGACGAAGGCTGAGCCTGATCTGACCCGGCTGATCACTCGTGTCGTCGAACAACTATGA
- the ftsH gene encoding ATP-dependent zinc metalloprotease FtsH, translating to MMVLMLLLAVQFVRRQEPTRTEITYTNFMRQLNSGNVFEVTVIDRRIEGELRAPIMEQELEVTRFEVTLPSDVTDGLLDAFQANDVIIQAESPEAGWGTLLIGALPWLLFIAFWIWIFRTMQGGGNRAFQFGRSKAKLISPDNPKVTFADVAGADEAKEELQEIIEFLKDPAKFTRLGGRLPKGVLLVGPPGTGKTLLARAVAGEAARPFFQMSGSDFVEMFVGVGASRVRDLFEQGKAHAPCIIFVDEIDAVGRHRGAGLGGGHDEREQTLNALLVEMDGFESNEGVILLAATNRPDVLDPALLRPGRFDRQIVVDMPDLKGREGILRVHAKKLPLADDVELQLIARGTPGMTGADLENICNEAALMAARRDADKVSMDNFDEAKDKVMLGAERRSLVLTEGERKLTAFHEAGHTVVGLKIPGLDPVHKVSIVPRGSALGITASLPEEDRHSYRKEWMEGQLAMLFGGRVAEEMIFGPEAVTTGAGNDIEQATGMARRMVTAFGMSDVIGLMTIGEPEHEIFLGRDISQRRIVSEHTSRLVDQEVKRILDEAHERAREVLEENKDLMEVFAQALLERETLDREAIQTLERGEQLPPLEVPEPESLAPVAAQSPRVPKKSTAPLALPGAEGPLPGPAPGVYAADEDEPLT from the coding sequence ATGATGGTGTTGATGCTCTTACTGGCAGTGCAGTTCGTTCGCAGGCAGGAGCCGACGCGCACGGAGATCACCTACACGAACTTCATGCGCCAACTGAACAGCGGGAACGTGTTCGAAGTGACCGTGATCGATCGCAGGATCGAGGGCGAGCTACGTGCGCCCATCATGGAGCAAGAGTTGGAGGTCACCCGCTTCGAGGTCACGCTACCGAGCGACGTCACCGACGGCCTGCTCGATGCGTTCCAGGCCAATGACGTCATCATCCAGGCCGAGTCTCCGGAGGCGGGTTGGGGCACACTCCTCATAGGGGCGCTTCCGTGGCTCCTCTTCATCGCCTTCTGGATCTGGATCTTCAGAACCATGCAGGGCGGTGGGAACCGCGCGTTCCAGTTCGGCCGCTCCAAAGCGAAGCTGATTTCGCCGGACAACCCCAAGGTCACCTTCGCGGACGTCGCAGGGGCGGACGAAGCCAAGGAAGAACTTCAAGAAATCATCGAGTTCCTCAAGGACCCGGCCAAGTTCACGCGTCTCGGTGGACGGCTGCCGAAGGGCGTCTTGCTCGTCGGTCCCCCAGGAACCGGTAAGACGCTGCTCGCCCGGGCCGTCGCCGGCGAGGCTGCCCGACCGTTCTTCCAGATGTCCGGTTCGGATTTCGTCGAGATGTTCGTGGGTGTCGGTGCGTCGCGCGTTCGCGACCTGTTCGAGCAGGGCAAGGCACATGCTCCCTGCATCATCTTCGTCGACGAGATCGACGCGGTGGGTCGCCACCGGGGTGCCGGCCTGGGCGGTGGCCACGACGAACGAGAGCAAACGCTCAACGCGCTGCTCGTCGAGATGGATGGCTTCGAGTCCAACGAAGGCGTCATCCTGCTAGCGGCGACGAACCGTCCGGACGTTCTCGACCCGGCACTGCTCCGTCCTGGGCGCTTCGACCGACAGATCGTGGTGGACATGCCCGACTTGAAGGGACGCGAGGGCATCCTTCGCGTTCACGCCAAGAAACTCCCGCTTGCGGACGACGTCGAGCTGCAACTCATCGCGCGGGGCACCCCCGGCATGACGGGTGCGGATCTCGAGAACATCTGCAACGAGGCGGCGCTTATGGCGGCTCGCCGGGACGCCGACAAGGTCTCGATGGATAATTTCGACGAGGCGAAGGACAAGGTCATGTTGGGAGCGGAACGTCGTTCCCTGGTGCTGACCGAGGGTGAGCGGAAGCTCACTGCGTTCCACGAGGCCGGCCACACGGTCGTCGGCCTGAAGATTCCGGGGCTCGACCCGGTGCACAAGGTCAGCATCGTGCCCCGGGGCAGCGCCCTGGGAATCACTGCGAGCCTACCCGAGGAAGACCGCCATTCGTACCGCAAGGAGTGGATGGAGGGTCAGCTCGCGATGCTCTTCGGTGGGCGGGTGGCGGAAGAGATGATCTTCGGTCCCGAGGCCGTGACGACGGGAGCCGGCAACGACATCGAGCAGGCCACGGGTATGGCACGGCGGATGGTCACCGCCTTCGGCATGAGCGACGTCATCGGTTTGATGACGATCGGCGAGCCCGAGCATGAAATCTTCCTCGGCCGCGACATCTCGCAGCGTCGGATCGTGTCGGAACACACTTCGCGGCTCGTAGACCAGGAAGTGAAGCGCATTCTGGACGAGGCCCACGAACGCGCCCGCGAAGTTCTGGAAGAGAACAAGGATCTTATGGAGGTCTTTGCTCAGGCACTGCTCGAGCGCGAGACGCTCGATCGCGAAGCGATCCAGACACTGGAGCGAGGCGAGCAGCTCCCGCCGCTCGAAGTACCGGAGCCGGAGTCGCTGGCTCCGGTCGCCGCGCAGTCGCCACGGGTGCCGAAGAAGTCTACGGCGCCACTGGCGCTGCCCGGCGCCGAGGGGCCGCTTCCGGGACCCGCACCGGGCGTGTACGCCGCGGATGAGGACGAGCCGCTGACTTGA
- a CDS encoding biopolymer transporter ExbD yields the protein MAVLGNKKRKVNEGVPMASTADIAFLLLIFFLVTTTFPKDKGLSIVLPEPGEETQVSQRNILHLIIQPTGIVDVKRGESQQVVQMRPSEIDALWRQEVAANPNMIAAVKTHPDAPYKFMIDVLDALHLAKAERISLQVLVN from the coding sequence ATGGCGGTTCTAGGCAATAAGAAGAGGAAGGTCAACGAGGGCGTCCCGATGGCGTCGACGGCGGACATCGCATTCCTGCTGCTGATCTTCTTCTTGGTGACGACCACCTTCCCCAAGGACAAGGGCCTCTCGATCGTGCTGCCGGAGCCCGGTGAAGAAACCCAGGTCAGCCAGAGGAATATCCTGCACCTGATCATTCAGCCGACCGGGATCGTCGACGTGAAGCGTGGCGAGAGCCAGCAGGTGGTGCAGATGCGGCCTTCCGAGATCGATGCGCTGTGGCGGCAGGAAGTCGCGGCGAATCCCAACATGATCGCAGCGGTGAAAACCCATCCGGACGCGCCCTACAAGTTCATGATCGACGTGCTGGATGCGCTCCACCTCGCAAAGGCTGAACGCATCTCGCTTCAGGTTCTGGTGAACTAG
- a CDS encoding slipin family protein, with protein MDPATIAIGAAAIVGVSLLTSLRILLEYERGVVFRLGRLTRAKGPGLIFLVPWGIERMKRMDLRIVALDIPPQDTITKDNVSVRVNAVVYFRVADPTTAVIEIEDYYFATSQLAQTTLRSVIGQSELDELLAERERINEHIRQIIDEGTDSWGIEVTAVEIKDIDLPQEMKRSMAKQAEAERERRAKVINAQGEYQAAAKLAAAAEIIQEFPVAMQLRFLQTVSEIAVENNSTTLFPIPIDLFSPFLKPGPPASEEARARALKVAVEALAGTLSSSEDSGQLQSMAKKMIAEAAEGEATEAEGEATEKVPAGSDEAE; from the coding sequence ATGGATCCCGCGACTATTGCGATCGGTGCAGCGGCCATCGTCGGTGTGTCGCTCCTCACCAGCCTCAGGATTCTGTTGGAATACGAACGCGGCGTGGTCTTTCGACTCGGCAGACTCACGCGCGCCAAAGGCCCCGGCCTCATTTTTCTCGTGCCCTGGGGCATCGAGCGCATGAAGAGGATGGACCTCCGCATCGTGGCACTGGACATTCCGCCCCAGGACACGATCACGAAGGACAACGTCAGCGTCCGGGTGAACGCGGTCGTGTACTTCCGCGTCGCCGACCCGACGACGGCGGTCATCGAGATCGAGGACTACTACTTCGCGACGAGCCAACTGGCGCAGACCACATTGCGCTCGGTCATCGGCCAGTCGGAGTTGGATGAACTCCTCGCCGAACGAGAGCGCATCAACGAGCACATCCGTCAGATCATCGACGAAGGCACGGATTCGTGGGGCATCGAGGTCACCGCGGTCGAGATCAAGGATATCGATCTGCCCCAGGAGATGAAGCGGTCCATGGCCAAGCAGGCCGAAGCAGAACGCGAGAGGCGCGCCAAGGTAATCAACGCTCAAGGTGAGTATCAGGCGGCGGCGAAGCTCGCGGCAGCGGCCGAGATCATTCAGGAGTTCCCCGTGGCGATGCAGCTCCGCTTCCTGCAGACCGTGAGCGAGATCGCCGTAGAAAACAACTCGACGACGCTCTTCCCGATCCCGATCGACTTGTTCAGTCCCTTCCTCAAGCCGGGTCCGCCGGCCAGTGAGGAGGCACGCGCACGCGCGCTCAAGGTCGCTGTCGAAGCGCTTGCGGGGACCCTGTCCAGCAGCGAGGACTCCGGCCAACTCCAGAGCATGGCGAAAAAAATGATCGCTGAGGCGGCGGAGGGTGAGGCCACTGAGGCGGAGGGTGAGGCCACTGAGAAGGTGCCGGCCGGATCCGACGAAGCCGAGTAG